The sequence below is a genomic window from Sceloporus undulatus isolate JIND9_A2432 ecotype Alabama chromosome 5, SceUnd_v1.1, whole genome shotgun sequence.
CTTGTAGTGTTATTAGTAACCAAAGGAAATCCTAGCAATAGTTGCAGTTTTTTTGTATGTGATTGACTACCTGTCATAAaataaaagggagaaagaagggggCTGCAGAGGGAATGGGAAGAATAAAATGAGCAACAGATCTTACTTTTGACATTTATTCTAATGTGAAGATTACTGTACTTCAGCTGTCTCTATATTGCAATGTCACCATTTTAGATTATTGGATTTTTCTTCGCACACAGGTCAGATTCTTTTCCTAGACGAGCTGTTCTTGAAGCCAAGATTTGTTCTATTTATATAGCTCCACTgatgtcatgttttgttttagctaCTCCACCCTGACATAATAGTGCAGGTAATAGTCACTCGCCAGTGGCATTTCTAAAAATGattgttttcagttttaaaacttGGTCTTGAAAAactatacatttttaaacaaaggcatTCCTGTCTCATTGTTCAGCAAGTATCCAGATTACACAAACTATTCATCTAAGTCAAAACACCTTGCTCTAACCTTTCCATAAatagctgttttattttaaatatcataTGAAATAGACTCTCCGTGACACCCAGTGGCAAAAAAAGAACAGCTGCACCTACAAACTGATACAgcaatgtttttaattctatGCTGTGTAAAgtcagtaaaaaataaataaaataaagagtgtCCCTTTTACAATCAAAGGATAGAGGTCATCACCACAAAATGTTATTAGAAAGCTGAAAGTTGTAACCTAAACAGGAATAAAAAGAGGCAGCCTGTCTTTATTGTTTTGGTTTAACAAGAATTATTCCTATGTGGCTAAGATTGCAACTtaaggcttacttctgagtaaagatGCATAGAGATGTGttctttatttttgcttttcagtCTCAGTAATATTGTttcaagcagtggcatcactagagttggtgtcacccagggTCGTAATGCACAGTGTCAACTCCATGGATCTCCTCCCATATCAGAGCATACAGAATCATTGGTAATGTTTCTCACAAGATGGCTAAGAACACCACACTCCAaatgaaacctggtctcccatgAGGATGATAACTGTCTCTCCCCACTGCTTCCCTATGTATAAAAGAGGTTGCCATCAAGATTACGCCCACTTTCACATATGCTCCAAGGAAGTTTGGCAATttttcctgcctccttctttccaacTTTCCATTCCTCACTGGTTATAACTGCACACAATTTTTACAGTCATTTCAGTGTCACTCCTCTGATGGTGCCACCCAGTGCAGTCTACACTCTGTACCCCCTGGTGTCAAGTTTATTTCTGCAACCATGAGGACTGATAgcatgagatatatatatatatatatatatatatatatatatatatatatgcatacctTAGAGgaaatggtgaaggagggctggagaaacctTTGGTATCAGAATGCAGGAGCATGTCTGCAGGAAACAGTGCAAAACCTAGGAATGAAGGGAAACTTACTCTGGTTAATCCTATTGTAGCACTGTTTTTTCTACACCAGGCAAGGTAAACTGTAGCTGCCTCCAGAAatacttactgagcatgtgttcagcaaaacagagaaaaatgagTAGGCAGATTAGCTTGATGCACAGCatgataaaagaaacaaaaacgtAGATCTATAAGTTTGTCCAtcaaaacagaaatcataagCAAAATAAAGGCTGGTGAAAGAAGTTACATctgaatgcattttgaaagaatatGCAAAACTTAGTTGACTTGGTTGTTTCTTTCCATGCGTTCCTATCACTGATTTTGAATAACAAATTTGCTGGAAAATGTGGAAAGTCGTTCTTTTTCAGTGTGGAAACCTATGTCTAtgctttccatattatttctgcctctggtaccagattttctttttaaaaaataatacctAAGAACACAGCTACATTATTAAGGTTTAGCCCTACCTGTATTTTCTGGATTCTAACTGCAGCTAAAGGAACCAAACATATCCTTAGGGGGCTCATGAACTTGACAGCCATATTTTGCCcccatatatacatattttaatattttgtgaataataacagcagcaaccattgttgttgttattgctcttTTCCTTGAAGACCTAGTGAAATTAGAATACATGTTTGCAATGGATTTTGCTATCAAGAATGTTCTTTTGAAAATTCAAATATTGTCTTCTGTCACTCAGCAGGCCCACTTTACATTTTGGCTACAGATTACCTGTTTATGGAGTTCTACTTTTGCCAAGAAGCCAGCTCAGTTCCCTGTGTTCCGAAGGAAGCCTTTTATAGCAGCCTGGAATGCACCAACAGATCACTGCTCAATCAGATATAATGTGACAATAAACCTGAAAATGTTCCATGTGATTGGGAGCCCATTTGCCAAAGCAAGAGGACAGAATGTGACTATATTTTATGTCAACAGGCTGGGATATTACCCATGGTATACCTCAAAGGAAGTCCCAGTTAATGGCGGCCTACCTCAGAATTTCAGCTTACAAGCACATCTGGAAAAAGCTGGTCAAGACATTAATTACTACATTCCTGATAAAGATTTCACAGGATTAGCAGTCATAGACTGGGAACACTGGAGGCCACAATGGGAGCGCAACTGGAGCACAAAAGATATTTATAGGAGACAGTCAAGGAAACTAATTTCCGAAATGCAAGAGAACATTTCAACACATGCTCTTGAACGTTTAGCCAAATTCTCTTTTGAACAATGTGCTAAAGCTTTCATGAAGGAGACAATTGAGCTGGGAATTAATAGTAGACCAAAGGGCCTCTGGGGATACTACTTATATCCTGACTGCCACAATTATAATTTCCATGACCAGAACTACACTGGCTCTTGTCCAGAAAATGAAGTTTTGCGGAACAATGAATTATCATGGCTGTGGAACAGCAGTGCAGCTCTGTATCCTTCCATTGGCATCAAGAAATCCCTTGGAAATAGTGAAAACATATTACGCTTTTCACAGTTTAGAGTGAATGAATCTATGAGGATTTCTTTCATGACATCACATGATTATGCTCTCCCAGTAtttgtatatactcgactagaTTATAGAGATGAACCTTTGCTATTTCTTTCCACGGTAAGCTATATGCGGAATAGCAGCAACTGCTATTTTAGAGCAAGTGTAGTAATTAAGGCAAATGAGCTCTGAAGCAGGGAGAACAAGATTACATTTTACATCAGCTGAGATTCACTAGATGGACTTAAACTTTGTATAATGATTTTTCAGATTACATCTCTGATCAGCTTTGAATATTCAGAGTAATCAATATATAAATGCTGAACGttatttaacattttacataGGGCCTTACAGGGCAATCTCATACAtttagagtaataataataataataataataataataataataataataataataggatttatttatatgccgcccaatcactgggaatctgggcgacttacaacagaggggataatagacggttccctgccctcaggcttacaatctaaaaagacacgacacaaaaggagaagggaatggttgggggggagatcaggtccagcattcttctctccctctgaggcctggaccaaggcagatggagtggagggaggagtcttttccttaatcgaggccgggcccgatggtgttgggcctgtcctttcactccctcccaggccagtagatgacagttggaaggagggaggggagggctcttcctcttaaggcccgatggcattggccctgtcctttcactccctcccaggccagaagatgacagttggaaggagggaagggagggctcttcctcttcaggcccgatggcgtcgggcctgtcctttcactccctcccaggccagaagatgacagttggaaggagggagggcagggctcttcctcttcaggcccgatggctttgggcctgtcctttcactccctctaaggccagaaaatgacagttAGTCTTACTGGACTAACAGTACAgcgagccctccatatccatggattcaaacatccatggcttgaaaaatattttaaatatatataaatttataaaatatataagtataactttgattttgccattttatataaaggacaccatgttactatgccattgtatataatgagatgtgagcacccacagattttggaatccatggggtGCCCTGgtaccaaacctcagtggattccaaggactcactgtatcaTATAAGCAACAGTTATCAGCTAAGTGTTGAAGGCTTTAATATTGTGATCATCTTCTCTAGAGTgtgtaaagcaggggtgggatGTATGTGGCCCATAGGTCTCTAAATTTAAATCCCTCTGTAGCCTCCATGAGACCCTCCGGACTCCTTAATTTTTTCACTGTATTTGAGATCATCTAGAATGGGGGCCACATTTTGTGTGCTGCTTTCTGTCCTGAGACTTTCTCCTTCCACAAAAGATCCCAATATGTATTGGCAGaccttggaaagttattttttagaaTAATTAATACATTGTACGCTGAGATCCGTAAATGAGCAACGTGGCATGCTGATTGTCGGTAATCCAGCATGTCATTATATCAAATcttctgaaaaataattttccagcTCTGGATGGGAAACATTATTTTAgagtataaaatataaattatatagaCTGATAAAACAAACTAAGGGTGCCAAAGAATCCATCCAGTTTGTAGCTATCCAAGTTTTACAACTCGAGTGGCACAGCCTGGTAAAACATTCTATATGAATCTTTGTTAGATAATACGTATATGGATTCTTTCCTTGGTTCTTTCAAATGGTATCTTTCTGGATCGCCACTTTGGGATGAGACTGGAGGTACTCTtttacagtggttctggtccttcttGGAGGGACAAATGCAGAAGGCAATgttgggggattcctgtttgatGCTATGGTTATGCTTGTGACATCCCTTAGGGTTCAGTTTTCTCCCACACACTCTTCAACATATGCAGGGAAATTCTTGGAGAGGTTATCTAAAGTTTGGGAGTTCAACATGCTGATGACATTCAACACACTCTCTCTTATCTTTATATCCCAAGGAAATTGCTTCATTACTGAACCAGTGTTTGTTGTCAATAATGGAGAGTTTCAAGGCAAACAAATAgaattttgtgaagtcgaaggctttcatggccggcatcaatagttttttgtgggtttttcaggctatgtagccatgatTCTAGAacattttattcctgatgtttttccagcatttgtggttggcattttcagagaatgttggatatatccagctctcttcaatgctaatattctctgaagatgccagccacagatgctggcgaaacatcaggaataaactcttctagaacatggccacatagtctgaaaaacccaccaaaaatagaATTTTAATCCAGAGGTGATCCTGGGTAGGTCAAGGAATAGGGTTAAAGAGTAGATTAAGGGAAAAAAATTCAGTCTGTGCTAGATGAGGTTATATTTCCCTGAAACCTTGGTTTTCAGCTTGGATGTTTTCAGCTTTGAGCCTTGATTCCCCAGTTTCACTGGTGGCCAGGAATATGTTAGCACTAGTGTGTCAGTTGCATCATTTCTGGAGATGTCAGACCTgcctatggtgacacatgccttgattacatcccatttgaactactgtaatgtggtgctgcctttggaaactgtttggaaaagtTCAGCCGGTTCAAAATATTGCCACCTGGATGCTGAATGGGCTAGTTACAGAGAGGATATAAATCTTTTGTTGAGatagcttcactggctatcagtttttttttcctggacatGATTCAAAgagctggtt
It includes:
- the LOC121931643 gene encoding hyaluronidase-4-like, which gives rise to MDFAIKNVLLKIQILSSVTQQAHFTFWLQITCLWSSTFAKKPAQFPVFRRKPFIAAWNAPTDHCSIRYNVTINLKMFHVIGSPFAKARGQNVTIFYVNRLGYYPWYTSKEVPVNGGLPQNFSLQAHLEKAGQDINYYIPDKDFTGLAVIDWEHWRPQWERNWSTKDIYRRQSRKLISEMQENISTHALERLAKFSFEQCAKAFMKETIELGINSRPKGLWGYYLYPDCHNYNFHDQNYTGSCPENEVLRNNELSWLWNSSAALYPSIGIKKSLGNSENILRFSQFRVNESMRISFMTSHDYALPVFVYTRLDYRDEPLLFLSTQDLVSTIGESAALGAAGIVIWGDMNLTSSEVNCTKVKQFIASELGVYIINVTKAAEVCSWHLCQNNGRCIRRNWKALDYLHLNPHNFQIETSEDQGFTVTGKASPADLQIMAEKFTCHCYQGFQGADCKEIKTIPATCYTSQVEDENYGWTLELFPLWQYVIGKNQTQDPGIQAQSRVQKEVSQSARLKSQGKCDAIQDRQSPNEECSHSMKNPQNCLSKIIPDLFPLRLNDQGTKGAHLRKKAFRKRKEETFRATIWKQIWGK